In Zalophus californianus isolate mZalCal1 chromosome 4, mZalCal1.pri.v2, whole genome shotgun sequence, the following proteins share a genomic window:
- the ANP32E gene encoding acidic leucine-rich nuclear phosphoprotein 32 family member E isoform X3: MEMKKRINLELRNRAPEEVTELVLDNCLCVNGEIEGLNDTFKKLEFLSMANVELSSLARLPSLNKLRKLELSDNIISGGLEVLAEKCPNLTYLNLSGNKIKDLSTVEALMEMKMKKRKRKMKLVHLKNMKKRRRKKRRRKMRMKMKQARNWERERRKWASHT, encoded by the exons ATGGAGATGAAGAAGAGGATTAACCTGGAGTTAAGGAACAGAGCCCCGGAGGAG GTGACAGAGTTAGTCCTTGATAATTGCCTGTGTGTCAATGGGGAAATTGAAGGCCTgaatgatacttttaaaaaactagagTTTCTGAGTATGGCTAATGTGGAACTAAGTTCACTGGCCCGGTTGCCTAGCTTAAATAAACTTCGAAAG TTGGAACTTAGTGACAATATAATTTCTGGAGGTTTGGAAGTCCTGGCAGAGAAATGTCCAAATCTTACCTACCTCAATCTGAgtggaaacaaaatcaaagatcTCAGTACAGTAGAAGCTCTG atggagatgaagatgaagaagaggaagaggaagatgaagcTGGTCCACCTGAAGAAtatgaagaagaggaggaggaagaagaggaggaggaagatgaggatgAAGATGAAGCAGGCTCggaattgggagagggagaggaggaagtgggcCTCTCATacttaa
- the ANP32E gene encoding acidic leucine-rich nuclear phosphoprotein 32 family member E isoform X1, translating to MEMKKRINLELRNRAPEEVTELVLDNCLCVNGEIEGLNDTFKKLEFLSMANVELSSLARLPSLNKLRKLELSDNIISGGLEVLAEKCPNLTYLNLSGNKIKDLSTVEALQNLKNLKSLDLFNCEITNLEDYRESIFELLQQITYLDGFDQEDNEAPDSEEEDDEDGDEDEEEEEEDEAGPPEEYEEEEEEEEEEEDEDEDEAGSELGEGEEEVGLSYLMKEEIQDEEDDDDYVEEGEEEEEEEEEGLRGEKRKRDAEDDGDEDD from the exons ATGGAGATGAAGAAGAGGATTAACCTGGAGTTAAGGAACAGAGCCCCGGAGGAG GTGACAGAGTTAGTCCTTGATAATTGCCTGTGTGTCAATGGGGAAATTGAAGGCCTgaatgatacttttaaaaaactagagTTTCTGAGTATGGCTAATGTGGAACTAAGTTCACTGGCCCGGTTGCCTAGCTTAAATAAACTTCGAAAG TTGGAACTTAGTGACAATATAATTTCTGGAGGTTTGGAAGTCCTGGCAGAGAAATGTCCAAATCTTACCTACCTCAATCTGAgtggaaacaaaatcaaagatcTCAGTACAGTAGAAGCTCTG caaaatcttaaaaatttgaaaagtctTGACTTGTTTAACTGTGAGATCACAAACCTGGAAGATTACAGAGAAAGTATTTTTGAACTGCTGCAGCAAATCACTTACTTAGATGGATTTGATCAGGAGGATAACGAAGCACCAGACTCAGAAGAGGAGGATGATGAGG atggagatgaagatgaagaagaggaagaggaagatgaagcTGGTCCACCTGAAGAAtatgaagaagaggaggaggaagaagaggaggaggaagatgaggatgAAGATGAAGCAGGCTCggaattgggagagggagaggaggaagtgggcCTCTCATacttaatgaaagaagaaatccag gatgaagaagatgatgatgattatgttgaagaaggggaagaagaggaagaagagg